The Aminithiophilus ramosus genome contains a region encoding:
- a CDS encoding ABC transporter ATP-binding protein, translating to MEGIRLQGLTKSYALPGGTLRALDGLSLCLPSGSFTVVLGRSGSGKTTLLRLLAGLEAPTEGRILFPPALASRGRSAVGLVFQEPRLMPWLTVEENVAFALKGRLDGEAVAERTDSTLALLGLEAFRSAYPDQISGGMAQRVALGRTLVFDPEVILMDEPFGALDYFTRRRLQGEIAELHRRTAKTFILVTHDVEEALALGDTVVVLEAGRVVDRLDILLPRPRETGWPQFLPLRRRVLEAIVGGDDLAGDR from the coding sequence GTGGAGGGCATTAGGCTTCAGGGGTTGACCAAAAGCTACGCCCTGCCCGGCGGCACGCTGCGCGCCCTCGACGGTCTCTCCCTCTGCCTCCCCTCGGGGAGTTTCACCGTCGTCCTCGGCAGGAGCGGATCGGGCAAGACGACGCTTCTGCGCCTTCTGGCCGGCCTGGAGGCGCCGACGGAGGGGCGGATCCTCTTTCCCCCGGCCCTGGCCTCGCGAGGGCGCTCCGCCGTGGGTCTCGTCTTTCAGGAGCCCCGCCTCATGCCCTGGCTCACCGTGGAGGAGAACGTTGCCTTCGCCCTCAAAGGGCGTCTCGACGGGGAGGCCGTGGCCGAGAGGACGGATTCGACGCTGGCCCTCCTGGGCCTCGAGGCCTTCCGCTCGGCCTATCCCGACCAGATCTCGGGGGGCATGGCCCAGCGCGTCGCCCTCGGGCGGACCCTCGTCTTCGACCCCGAAGTGATCCTCATGGACGAGCCCTTCGGCGCCCTGGACTATTTCACCCGCCGCCGCCTGCAGGGCGAGATCGCCGAGCTTCACCGCAGGACGGCCAAGACCTTCATCCTCGTCACTCACGACGTCGAGGAGGCCCTGGCCCTTGGAGACACCGTCGTCGTCCTCGAGGCCGGTCGCGTCGTCGATCGTCTCGACATCCTCCTCCCGCGGCCGCGGGAGACGGGATGGCCCCAATTCCTGCCTCTGCGCCGTCGGGTGCTGGAGGCCATCGTCGGCGGGGACGATCTCGCCGGCGACCGCTGA
- a CDS encoding ABC transporter substrate-binding protein — translation MRKLLSLSLLLCLVSVLPAGAAEKIALTYVKAPLNVPSIVEKKLELFEKAFAPDGIDVVYPEITAGPAQTQAMAAGSIQFANCLGGTSALLAASAGVDLKIIAVYSRAPEAFVLLAKDPSVTSVADLKGKKVAGPKGTVLHQLLATALKEASMGADDVQFLSMGLPEGVAALLSGSVDAALAAGPAAYKAQEAGARVVVDGRGLVDATTVIAVAGPFLREHPDRVRRFLDVHRQALTFMKEEREQAFSLTAEETGLDVSAVEAMFPLYDFDPEIRPSDVEELKRTQDFLVENGLMEKTVDVDALVTRL, via the coding sequence ATGCGCAAGCTTCTCTCCCTTTCCCTGCTCCTCTGCCTCGTCTCGGTTCTCCCCGCCGGGGCGGCGGAGAAGATCGCCCTGACCTACGTCAAGGCCCCGCTCAACGTCCCCTCCATCGTCGAGAAAAAACTGGAACTCTTCGAGAAGGCCTTCGCTCCCGACGGCATCGACGTCGTCTACCCCGAGATAACGGCCGGTCCGGCCCAGACCCAGGCCATGGCCGCCGGGTCGATCCAGTTCGCCAACTGCCTGGGCGGCACGTCGGCCCTGCTGGCCGCCTCGGCGGGAGTGGACCTCAAGATCATCGCCGTCTACAGCCGGGCTCCCGAGGCCTTCGTCCTCCTCGCCAAGGATCCCTCCGTCACCTCCGTGGCCGATCTGAAGGGAAAGAAAGTGGCCGGCCCCAAGGGGACGGTCCTCCACCAGCTTTTGGCCACGGCCCTGAAAGAAGCGTCGATGGGCGCCGACGACGTCCAGTTCCTCTCCATGGGCCTTCCCGAAGGCGTGGCAGCCCTCCTCTCGGGCAGCGTCGACGCCGCCCTCGCCGCCGGACCGGCGGCCTACAAGGCCCAGGAGGCCGGGGCCCGCGTCGTCGTCGACGGCCGGGGTCTCGTCGACGCCACGACGGTCATCGCCGTCGCCGGTCCCTTCCTGCGGGAACATCCCGATCGGGTGCGGCGCTTCCTCGACGTCCACCGTCAGGCCCTGACCTTCATGAAAGAGGAGAGGGAGCAGGCCTTCTCCCTGACGGCCGAGGAGACGGGTCTCGACGTGTCGGCCGTCGAGGCCATGTTCCCCCTCTACGACTTCGATCCCGAGATCCGTCCCTCCGACGTGGAGGAGCTCAAGCGGACTCAGGACTTCCTCGTCGAAAACGGCCTGATGGAGAAGACCGTCGACGTCGACGCCCTCGTGACCCGTCTCTGA
- a CDS encoding ABC transporter permease, with translation MVEKRQNWVAVGDEGRASAPASLGLAGGLLFPFAVLALWWGGSALGLWSPVLLPAPLAVGRAALRLARSGDLLRHIGASGLRILWGFGLSCFMALPLGVLLGLRPGLGRFVNGTLEFLRHVPPLALLPMLILWLGIGEASKSAVIVLATFFPVFLNTVDGVRRCDRGLLEVGLSLGLSEGERFRRIILPWALPSILTGLRLGLGYSWRALIGAELIAASSGLGYLIHDAQALSRSDVIVVAIIAMGLLGALTDDLFFRLARRLVPWRGEGRGGH, from the coding sequence ATGGTGGAAAAAAGGCAGAACTGGGTCGCCGTCGGCGACGAAGGAAGGGCTTCGGCTCCGGCCTCTTTGGGCCTGGCCGGAGGTCTCCTCTTTCCCTTCGCCGTCCTGGCCCTCTGGTGGGGCGGCAGTGCCCTGGGCCTCTGGAGCCCCGTTCTTCTCCCCGCACCTCTTGCCGTGGGCCGGGCCGCCCTCAGGCTGGCCCGCAGCGGCGACCTCCTGCGCCACATCGGCGCCAGCGGACTGCGCATCCTCTGGGGCTTCGGCCTCTCCTGCTTCATGGCCCTTCCCCTGGGCGTCCTTCTGGGCCTCCGTCCCGGCCTGGGGCGTTTCGTCAACGGCACCCTCGAGTTTCTGCGCCACGTTCCCCCTCTGGCCCTGCTGCCCATGCTCATCCTCTGGCTCGGCATCGGCGAGGCCTCCAAATCGGCCGTCATCGTCCTGGCCACCTTTTTCCCCGTCTTTCTCAACACCGTCGACGGCGTCCGGCGCTGCGACAGAGGGCTCCTCGAGGTGGGGCTCAGCCTGGGCCTCTCCGAGGGAGAACGGTTCCGGCGCATCATCCTCCCCTGGGCTCTTCCCTCGATCCTGACGGGTCTCAGACTGGGGCTGGGTTACAGCTGGCGGGCCCTTATCGGCGCCGAACTCATCGCCGCCTCGTCGGGGCTGGGCTACCTCATCCACGACGCCCAGGCCCTCTCCCGGTCGGACGTCATCGTCGTCGCCATCATCGCCATGGGGCTCCTCGGCGCCCTGACCGACGACCTCTTCTTCCGTCTGGCCCGGCGCCTCGTGCCCTGGAGAGGAGAGGGCCGTGGAGGGCATTAG